A region from the Pungitius pungitius chromosome 16, fPunPun2.1, whole genome shotgun sequence genome encodes:
- the LOC119215166 gene encoding kinase suppressor of Ras 1-like isoform X1, translating into MDSVSAKGAKMVESDEQPERDSGGGGAAMAALHQCELIQNMIEISIPSLQGLRTKCAASNDLTQQEIRTLEVKLMKYICKQLQCKQKVPETERPEALDSYPHLRDWLRTINLRPELIEAVAAKFSLDALLQMSGAQVRDTMRRLGSSSEECARLSAALSCLKSVTESGELREEGSPWLSEPTRRDSGSLLTSDQLTGFGTPLRPHSPSPLARPSAIHSTPSTPCATFPHPRSGSVSAAPTPEALASYCESPLTDPFPLSFSHAARLHGHTSTPPVTPPSKRRHQLKPPCTPPPPSRKVMHLLPNITLTRSKSHESQLGNRIEDPPTNKCVKNNKLLLNMQVNGNGCDDSPSPRYPVMSARTPGVTPSATTVSYTLPGTPTLLEEHSSIRNNVAGHRSSPQAVRRDIGLAVTHRFSTKSWLSQTCQVCHKNMMFGVKCKHCRLKCHNKCTKEAPSCRISFLPIAKIRRTESVPSDINNPVDRPSESPQFGTLPKAITKKDHPPVLNPLDSSSNPSSTTSSTPSSPAPFQQSNPPSATPPPNPSPKGHRDSRFNFPAACYFQHRQQFIFPDVSSPAHLHPDVLQDTVSEIEQSADDLPAELVEDEDEEEGEEEIEDEDEDPEAEDNNENEEEDEEGEEEDEEEDLRMNVGSDGECDDLDDLPGTRGNGWKGPISRKASQTSVYLQEWDIPYEQLDLGELIGKGRWGRVHKGRWHGEVAIRLLEIDGNNQDHLKLFKKEVMNYRQTRHENVVLFMGACMAPPHLAIITSFCKGRTLYSVVRDTKNTLDINKTRQIAQEIVKGMGYLHAKGIVHKDLKSKNVFHDTNKVIITDFGLFGISGVVQEGRRENKLKLPHGWICYLAPEIVRRMSPGNNEDRLPFSTAADVYAFGTIWYELQARDWPITNQHVEPTIWQVGSGEGIKKVLAEISLGKEVTEILSACWAYDLRERPTFTQLADMLEKLPKLNRRLSHPGHFWKSAEL; encoded by the exons ATGGATAGTGTGTCTGCTAAAGGTGCGAAGATGGTCGAGAGTGATGAGCAGCCGGAGAGGGACAGTGGCGGCGGTGGCGCAGCGATGGCCGCGCTACATCAATGCGAACTCATCCAGAATATGATTGAAATCTCCATCCCCAGTTTACAGGGACTACGGACCAAATGCGCCGCGTCCAACGACCTCACGCAGCAAGAAATACGCACTTTGGAG GTGAAGCTGATGAAATACATCTGTAAACAGCTGCAGTGCAAGCAGAAAGTGCCCGAGACGGAGAGGCCCGAGGCCCTCGACAGCTACCCGCACCTACGAGACTGGCTGCGCACCATCAACCTGCGACCGGAGCTCATTGAG GCTGTTGCAGCAAAGTTTTCGCTGGATGCCTTACTCCAGATGTCAGGTGCTCAGGTGAGAGACACCATGAGAAGACTGGGGTCCAGTTCTGAAGAATGCGCCCGGCTCAGTGCTGCCCTCTCCTGCCTGAAGAGTGTCACTGAATCAG GGGAACTGAGGGAAGAAGGCAGCCCCTGGCTGTCTGAGCCCACAAGGAGGGACAGCGGCTCGCTACTGACTTCAGATCAGCTGACCGGCTTCGGGACTCCACTCCGCCCTCACAGCCCGTCACCCCTCGCCCGTCCCTCCGCCATCCACTCCACCCCGTCGACCCCCTGCGCCACCTTCCCTCATCCCCGCTCGGGCTCGGTGTCGGCGGCGCCCACGCCCGAGGCCCTGGCGTCGTACTGCGAGAGCCCCCTCACGGACCCGTTCCCGCTGTCCTTCTCCCACGCGGCCCGGCTCCACGGACACACATCCACCCCGCCCGTCACCCCGCCCTCCAAGAGGCGGCATCAACTGAAGCCCCCCTGCACCCCTCCGCCCCCATCCCGCAAAGTGATGCATCTCCTTCCCAATATCACCCTGACGCGGAGCAAGAGCCACGAGTCCCAGCTGGGCAACCGCATCGAGGACCCGCCTACCAACAA gtgtgttaaaaataataagttgCTGCTGAATATGCAAGTTAACGGGAACGGATGTGACGACTCGCCTTCTCCTCGGTACCCCGTCATGTCTGCACGCACCCCCGGAGTCACCCCATCTGCCACCACAGTGTCTTACACTCTGCCGGGCACGCCAACCCTCCTGGAGGAGCACAGCAGCATTAGGA ATAACGTAGCAGGGCATCGCAGCTCCCCACAAGCAGTGAGGAGGGACATCGGCTTAGCGGTCACGCACAG GTTTTCCACCAAGTCCTGGCTGTCCCAGACATGTCAGGTGTGCCATAAGAACATGATGTTTGGGGTGAAGTGCAAACACTGTCG GTTAAAGTGCCATAACAAATGTACAAAGGAAGCCCCGTCCTGCAGAATCTCCTTTCTACCAA TCGCCAAAATTCGGAGGACCGAGTCCGTTCCGTCTGACATAAACAACCCGGTGGACCGGCCGTCAGAGTCACCGCAGTTTGGCACGCTACCAAAGGCCATCAcgaaaaag gatCATCCTCCAGTGCTGAACCCACTGGACTCCAGCAGCAATCCGTCCTCCACCACCTCGTCGACACCCTCCTCCCCAGCGCCCTTCCAGCAGAGCAACCCCCCCAGCGCCACCCCGCCACCCAACCCCTCGCCCAAAGGCCATCGGGACAGCCGCTTCAATTTCCCCG CTGCCTGTTACTTTCAACATAGACAGCAGTTTATCTTCCCCG ACGTCTCCAGTCCTGCTCATTTGCACCCTGATGTCCTTCAAGACACTGT CAGTGAGATAGAGCAATCGGCAGATGACCTGCCCGCTGAGCTGgtagaagatgaagatgaagag gaaggggaggaggaaataGAGGACGAAGACGAAGACCCCGAAGCGGAGGACAATAATgaaaacgaggaggaggatgaggaaggggaagaggaggacgaagaggaggacctGAGGATGAACGTGGGCTCCGACGGCGAGTGCGACGACCTGGATGACCTGCCCGGCACTCGGGGGAACGGGTGGAAGGGTCCCATCTCCCGCAAGGCGAGTCAGACCAGTGTCTACCTGCAGGAGTGGGACATCCCGTATGAGCAGCTGGACCTCGGGGAACTCATAGGGAAG GGCCGCTGGGGCAGGGTGCACAAGGGGCGGTGGCACGGCGAGGTGGCCATCCGACTCCTCGAGATCGACGGCAACAACCAGGACCATCTGAAGCTCTTCAAGAAGGAGGTGATGAACTACAGACAGACCAGGCACGAGAACGTGGTCCTCTTCATGGGGGCCTGCATGGCTCCGCCCCACCTGGCCATCATCACCAG TTTCTGTAAGGGGAGGACATTGTATTCAGTCGTGAGAGACACCAAAAACACGTTGGATATTAATAAGACGAGACAAATTGCGCAGGAGATTGTGAag GGCATGGGCTATCTGCACGCTAAAGGAATTGTTCACAAAGACTTGAAGTCTAAGAACGTTTTTCATGACACCAACAAAGTCATAATCACAGACTTTGGGCTGTTTGGGATCTCTGGAGTTGTTCAGGAGGGAAG GCGTGAGAACAAACTAAAACTTCCACATGGCTGGATTTGTTATCTCGCACCAGAGATTGTGCGCCGGATGAGCCCAGGTAACAACGAGGACCGCCTCCCTTTTTCCACGGCGGCAGACGTGTACGCCTTCGG CACCATTTGGTATGAACTTCAAGCTCGGGACTGGCCAATCACCAACCAGCATGTGGAACCTACCATCTGGCAGGTGGGCAGCGGAGAGGGCATAAAGAAGGTGTTGGCGGAGATCAGTCTGGGCAAGGAGGTCACG GAGATCCTCTCCGCCTGCTGGGCCTACGACCTGAGGGAGAGGCCGACCTTCACCCAGCTGGCCGACATGCTGGAGAAGCTGCCCAAGCTCAACCGCAGGCTCTCGCACCCCGGACACTTCTGGAAGTCAGCAGA GTTGTAG
- the LOC119215166 gene encoding kinase suppressor of Ras 1-like isoform X3, with the protein MDSVSAKGAKMVESDEQPERDSGGGGAAMAALHQCELIQNMIEISIPSLQGLRTKCAASNDLTQQEIRTLEVKLMKYICKQLQCKQKVPETERPEALDSYPHLRDWLRTINLRPELIEAVAAKFSLDALLQMSGAQVRDTMRRLGSSSEECARLSAALSCLKSVTESGELREEGSPWLSEPTRRDSGSLLTSDQLTGFGTPLRPHSPSPLARPSAIHSTPSTPCATFPHPRSGSVSAAPTPEALASYCESPLTDPFPLSFSHAARLHGHTSTPPVTPPSKRRHQLKPPCTPPPPSRKVMHLLPNITLTRSKSHESQLGNRIEDPPTNKCVKNNKLLLNMQVNGNGCDDSPSPRYPVMSARTPGVTPSATTVSYTLPGTPTLLEEHSSIRNNVAGHRSSPQAVRRDIGLAVTHRFSTKSWLSQTCQVCHKNMMFGVKCKHCRLKCHNKCTKEAPSCRISFLPIAKIRRTESVPSDINNPVDRPSESPQFGTLPKAITKKDHPPVLNPLDSSSNPSSTTSSTPSSPAPFQQSNPPSATPPPNPSPKGHRDSRFNFPDVSSPAHLHPDVLQDTVSEIEQSADDLPAELVEDEDEEEGEEEIEDEDEDPEAEDNNENEEEDEEGEEEDEEEDLRMNVGSDGECDDLDDLPGTRGNGWKGPISRKASQTSVYLQEWDIPYEQLDLGELIGKGRWGRVHKGRWHGEVAIRLLEIDGNNQDHLKLFKKEVMNYRQTRHENVVLFMGACMAPPHLAIITSFCKGRTLYSVVRDTKNTLDINKTRQIAQEIVKGMGYLHAKGIVHKDLKSKNVFHDTNKVIITDFGLFGISGVVQEGRRENKLKLPHGWICYLAPEIVRRMSPGNNEDRLPFSTAADVYAFGTIWYELQARDWPITNQHVEPTIWQVGSGEGIKKVLAEISLGKEVTEILSACWAYDLRERPTFTQLADMLEKLPKLNRRLSHPGHFWKSAEL; encoded by the exons ATGGATAGTGTGTCTGCTAAAGGTGCGAAGATGGTCGAGAGTGATGAGCAGCCGGAGAGGGACAGTGGCGGCGGTGGCGCAGCGATGGCCGCGCTACATCAATGCGAACTCATCCAGAATATGATTGAAATCTCCATCCCCAGTTTACAGGGACTACGGACCAAATGCGCCGCGTCCAACGACCTCACGCAGCAAGAAATACGCACTTTGGAG GTGAAGCTGATGAAATACATCTGTAAACAGCTGCAGTGCAAGCAGAAAGTGCCCGAGACGGAGAGGCCCGAGGCCCTCGACAGCTACCCGCACCTACGAGACTGGCTGCGCACCATCAACCTGCGACCGGAGCTCATTGAG GCTGTTGCAGCAAAGTTTTCGCTGGATGCCTTACTCCAGATGTCAGGTGCTCAGGTGAGAGACACCATGAGAAGACTGGGGTCCAGTTCTGAAGAATGCGCCCGGCTCAGTGCTGCCCTCTCCTGCCTGAAGAGTGTCACTGAATCAG GGGAACTGAGGGAAGAAGGCAGCCCCTGGCTGTCTGAGCCCACAAGGAGGGACAGCGGCTCGCTACTGACTTCAGATCAGCTGACCGGCTTCGGGACTCCACTCCGCCCTCACAGCCCGTCACCCCTCGCCCGTCCCTCCGCCATCCACTCCACCCCGTCGACCCCCTGCGCCACCTTCCCTCATCCCCGCTCGGGCTCGGTGTCGGCGGCGCCCACGCCCGAGGCCCTGGCGTCGTACTGCGAGAGCCCCCTCACGGACCCGTTCCCGCTGTCCTTCTCCCACGCGGCCCGGCTCCACGGACACACATCCACCCCGCCCGTCACCCCGCCCTCCAAGAGGCGGCATCAACTGAAGCCCCCCTGCACCCCTCCGCCCCCATCCCGCAAAGTGATGCATCTCCTTCCCAATATCACCCTGACGCGGAGCAAGAGCCACGAGTCCCAGCTGGGCAACCGCATCGAGGACCCGCCTACCAACAA gtgtgttaaaaataataagttgCTGCTGAATATGCAAGTTAACGGGAACGGATGTGACGACTCGCCTTCTCCTCGGTACCCCGTCATGTCTGCACGCACCCCCGGAGTCACCCCATCTGCCACCACAGTGTCTTACACTCTGCCGGGCACGCCAACCCTCCTGGAGGAGCACAGCAGCATTAGGA ATAACGTAGCAGGGCATCGCAGCTCCCCACAAGCAGTGAGGAGGGACATCGGCTTAGCGGTCACGCACAG GTTTTCCACCAAGTCCTGGCTGTCCCAGACATGTCAGGTGTGCCATAAGAACATGATGTTTGGGGTGAAGTGCAAACACTGTCG GTTAAAGTGCCATAACAAATGTACAAAGGAAGCCCCGTCCTGCAGAATCTCCTTTCTACCAA TCGCCAAAATTCGGAGGACCGAGTCCGTTCCGTCTGACATAAACAACCCGGTGGACCGGCCGTCAGAGTCACCGCAGTTTGGCACGCTACCAAAGGCCATCAcgaaaaag gatCATCCTCCAGTGCTGAACCCACTGGACTCCAGCAGCAATCCGTCCTCCACCACCTCGTCGACACCCTCCTCCCCAGCGCCCTTCCAGCAGAGCAACCCCCCCAGCGCCACCCCGCCACCCAACCCCTCGCCCAAAGGCCATCGGGACAGCCGCTTCAATTTCCCCG ACGTCTCCAGTCCTGCTCATTTGCACCCTGATGTCCTTCAAGACACTGT CAGTGAGATAGAGCAATCGGCAGATGACCTGCCCGCTGAGCTGgtagaagatgaagatgaagag gaaggggaggaggaaataGAGGACGAAGACGAAGACCCCGAAGCGGAGGACAATAATgaaaacgaggaggaggatgaggaaggggaagaggaggacgaagaggaggacctGAGGATGAACGTGGGCTCCGACGGCGAGTGCGACGACCTGGATGACCTGCCCGGCACTCGGGGGAACGGGTGGAAGGGTCCCATCTCCCGCAAGGCGAGTCAGACCAGTGTCTACCTGCAGGAGTGGGACATCCCGTATGAGCAGCTGGACCTCGGGGAACTCATAGGGAAG GGCCGCTGGGGCAGGGTGCACAAGGGGCGGTGGCACGGCGAGGTGGCCATCCGACTCCTCGAGATCGACGGCAACAACCAGGACCATCTGAAGCTCTTCAAGAAGGAGGTGATGAACTACAGACAGACCAGGCACGAGAACGTGGTCCTCTTCATGGGGGCCTGCATGGCTCCGCCCCACCTGGCCATCATCACCAG TTTCTGTAAGGGGAGGACATTGTATTCAGTCGTGAGAGACACCAAAAACACGTTGGATATTAATAAGACGAGACAAATTGCGCAGGAGATTGTGAag GGCATGGGCTATCTGCACGCTAAAGGAATTGTTCACAAAGACTTGAAGTCTAAGAACGTTTTTCATGACACCAACAAAGTCATAATCACAGACTTTGGGCTGTTTGGGATCTCTGGAGTTGTTCAGGAGGGAAG GCGTGAGAACAAACTAAAACTTCCACATGGCTGGATTTGTTATCTCGCACCAGAGATTGTGCGCCGGATGAGCCCAGGTAACAACGAGGACCGCCTCCCTTTTTCCACGGCGGCAGACGTGTACGCCTTCGG CACCATTTGGTATGAACTTCAAGCTCGGGACTGGCCAATCACCAACCAGCATGTGGAACCTACCATCTGGCAGGTGGGCAGCGGAGAGGGCATAAAGAAGGTGTTGGCGGAGATCAGTCTGGGCAAGGAGGTCACG GAGATCCTCTCCGCCTGCTGGGCCTACGACCTGAGGGAGAGGCCGACCTTCACCCAGCTGGCCGACATGCTGGAGAAGCTGCCCAAGCTCAACCGCAGGCTCTCGCACCCCGGACACTTCTGGAAGTCAGCAGA GTTGTAG
- the LOC119215166 gene encoding kinase suppressor of Ras 1-like isoform X4, giving the protein MKYICKQLQCKQKVPETERPEALDSYPHLRDWLRTINLRPELIEAVAAKFSLDALLQMSGAQVRDTMRRLGSSSEECARLSAALSCLKSVTESGELREEGSPWLSEPTRRDSGSLLTSDQLTGFGTPLRPHSPSPLARPSAIHSTPSTPCATFPHPRSGSVSAAPTPEALASYCESPLTDPFPLSFSHAARLHGHTSTPPVTPPSKRRHQLKPPCTPPPPSRKVMHLLPNITLTRSKSHESQLGNRIEDPPTNKCVKNNKLLLNMQVNGNGCDDSPSPRYPVMSARTPGVTPSATTVSYTLPGTPTLLEEHSSIRNNVAGHRSSPQAVRRDIGLAVTHRFSTKSWLSQTCQVCHKNMMFGVKCKHCRLKCHNKCTKEAPSCRISFLPIAKIRRTESVPSDINNPVDRPSESPQFGTLPKAITKKDHPPVLNPLDSSSNPSSTTSSTPSSPAPFQQSNPPSATPPPNPSPKGHRDSRFNFPAACYFQHRQQFIFPDVSSPAHLHPDVLQDTVSEIEQSADDLPAELVEDEDEEEGEEEIEDEDEDPEAEDNNENEEEDEEGEEEDEEEDLRMNVGSDGECDDLDDLPGTRGNGWKGPISRKASQTSVYLQEWDIPYEQLDLGELIGKGRWGRVHKGRWHGEVAIRLLEIDGNNQDHLKLFKKEVMNYRQTRHENVVLFMGACMAPPHLAIITSFCKGRTLYSVVRDTKNTLDINKTRQIAQEIVKGMGYLHAKGIVHKDLKSKNVFHDTNKVIITDFGLFGISGVVQEGRRENKLKLPHGWICYLAPEIVRRMSPGNNEDRLPFSTAADVYAFGTIWYELQARDWPITNQHVEPTIWQVGSGEGIKKVLAEISLGKEVTEILSACWAYDLRERPTFTQLADMLEKLPKLNRRLSHPGHFWKSAEL; this is encoded by the exons ATGAAATACATCTGTAAACAGCTGCAGTGCAAGCAGAAAGTGCCCGAGACGGAGAGGCCCGAGGCCCTCGACAGCTACCCGCACCTACGAGACTGGCTGCGCACCATCAACCTGCGACCGGAGCTCATTGAG GCTGTTGCAGCAAAGTTTTCGCTGGATGCCTTACTCCAGATGTCAGGTGCTCAGGTGAGAGACACCATGAGAAGACTGGGGTCCAGTTCTGAAGAATGCGCCCGGCTCAGTGCTGCCCTCTCCTGCCTGAAGAGTGTCACTGAATCAG GGGAACTGAGGGAAGAAGGCAGCCCCTGGCTGTCTGAGCCCACAAGGAGGGACAGCGGCTCGCTACTGACTTCAGATCAGCTGACCGGCTTCGGGACTCCACTCCGCCCTCACAGCCCGTCACCCCTCGCCCGTCCCTCCGCCATCCACTCCACCCCGTCGACCCCCTGCGCCACCTTCCCTCATCCCCGCTCGGGCTCGGTGTCGGCGGCGCCCACGCCCGAGGCCCTGGCGTCGTACTGCGAGAGCCCCCTCACGGACCCGTTCCCGCTGTCCTTCTCCCACGCGGCCCGGCTCCACGGACACACATCCACCCCGCCCGTCACCCCGCCCTCCAAGAGGCGGCATCAACTGAAGCCCCCCTGCACCCCTCCGCCCCCATCCCGCAAAGTGATGCATCTCCTTCCCAATATCACCCTGACGCGGAGCAAGAGCCACGAGTCCCAGCTGGGCAACCGCATCGAGGACCCGCCTACCAACAA gtgtgttaaaaataataagttgCTGCTGAATATGCAAGTTAACGGGAACGGATGTGACGACTCGCCTTCTCCTCGGTACCCCGTCATGTCTGCACGCACCCCCGGAGTCACCCCATCTGCCACCACAGTGTCTTACACTCTGCCGGGCACGCCAACCCTCCTGGAGGAGCACAGCAGCATTAGGA ATAACGTAGCAGGGCATCGCAGCTCCCCACAAGCAGTGAGGAGGGACATCGGCTTAGCGGTCACGCACAG GTTTTCCACCAAGTCCTGGCTGTCCCAGACATGTCAGGTGTGCCATAAGAACATGATGTTTGGGGTGAAGTGCAAACACTGTCG GTTAAAGTGCCATAACAAATGTACAAAGGAAGCCCCGTCCTGCAGAATCTCCTTTCTACCAA TCGCCAAAATTCGGAGGACCGAGTCCGTTCCGTCTGACATAAACAACCCGGTGGACCGGCCGTCAGAGTCACCGCAGTTTGGCACGCTACCAAAGGCCATCAcgaaaaag gatCATCCTCCAGTGCTGAACCCACTGGACTCCAGCAGCAATCCGTCCTCCACCACCTCGTCGACACCCTCCTCCCCAGCGCCCTTCCAGCAGAGCAACCCCCCCAGCGCCACCCCGCCACCCAACCCCTCGCCCAAAGGCCATCGGGACAGCCGCTTCAATTTCCCCG CTGCCTGTTACTTTCAACATAGACAGCAGTTTATCTTCCCCG ACGTCTCCAGTCCTGCTCATTTGCACCCTGATGTCCTTCAAGACACTGT CAGTGAGATAGAGCAATCGGCAGATGACCTGCCCGCTGAGCTGgtagaagatgaagatgaagag gaaggggaggaggaaataGAGGACGAAGACGAAGACCCCGAAGCGGAGGACAATAATgaaaacgaggaggaggatgaggaaggggaagaggaggacgaagaggaggacctGAGGATGAACGTGGGCTCCGACGGCGAGTGCGACGACCTGGATGACCTGCCCGGCACTCGGGGGAACGGGTGGAAGGGTCCCATCTCCCGCAAGGCGAGTCAGACCAGTGTCTACCTGCAGGAGTGGGACATCCCGTATGAGCAGCTGGACCTCGGGGAACTCATAGGGAAG GGCCGCTGGGGCAGGGTGCACAAGGGGCGGTGGCACGGCGAGGTGGCCATCCGACTCCTCGAGATCGACGGCAACAACCAGGACCATCTGAAGCTCTTCAAGAAGGAGGTGATGAACTACAGACAGACCAGGCACGAGAACGTGGTCCTCTTCATGGGGGCCTGCATGGCTCCGCCCCACCTGGCCATCATCACCAG TTTCTGTAAGGGGAGGACATTGTATTCAGTCGTGAGAGACACCAAAAACACGTTGGATATTAATAAGACGAGACAAATTGCGCAGGAGATTGTGAag GGCATGGGCTATCTGCACGCTAAAGGAATTGTTCACAAAGACTTGAAGTCTAAGAACGTTTTTCATGACACCAACAAAGTCATAATCACAGACTTTGGGCTGTTTGGGATCTCTGGAGTTGTTCAGGAGGGAAG GCGTGAGAACAAACTAAAACTTCCACATGGCTGGATTTGTTATCTCGCACCAGAGATTGTGCGCCGGATGAGCCCAGGTAACAACGAGGACCGCCTCCCTTTTTCCACGGCGGCAGACGTGTACGCCTTCGG CACCATTTGGTATGAACTTCAAGCTCGGGACTGGCCAATCACCAACCAGCATGTGGAACCTACCATCTGGCAGGTGGGCAGCGGAGAGGGCATAAAGAAGGTGTTGGCGGAGATCAGTCTGGGCAAGGAGGTCACG GAGATCCTCTCCGCCTGCTGGGCCTACGACCTGAGGGAGAGGCCGACCTTCACCCAGCTGGCCGACATGCTGGAGAAGCTGCCCAAGCTCAACCGCAGGCTCTCGCACCCCGGACACTTCTGGAAGTCAGCAGA GTTGTAG